A genome region from Microbacterium sp. CGR2 includes the following:
- a CDS encoding AMP-binding protein: MTTLIPTDAADPQLLRVALRRALDGGPALGFGMLAGSSDVVTDGVAAVIATSGSSGIPKRVALSAEALRASAEGTAARIGSGRWLLALPAGYVAGLQVMVRSILAGTEPATIEGRFSPESFAEATVRLQRARNGGEGIPELFTSLVPVQVATLLDAALESAAVRSSLQAYRAILVGGQSLPEPLRERAADLGARLVRTYGSTETSGGCVYDGVPLDTAAVRTVNGELHIAGPMLAEGYLGDEPLTARTFIRDEHGIRWYRTGDLGLVEEGIVRVHGRADNVIVSGGINISLDRVERVVRQIPGLHPAVVIGVQDDRWGEASVIVAPRGEALRRSEAEQLAQAREAVAAELGAHARPARLIMVDELETLASGKPDRDAIRRAVSALH, from the coding sequence ATGACCACGCTGATCCCGACGGATGCCGCAGACCCGCAGCTGTTGCGGGTCGCGCTGCGGCGTGCGCTCGACGGTGGCCCCGCTCTGGGGTTCGGGATGCTGGCGGGGTCATCCGACGTGGTCACCGATGGTGTCGCTGCCGTCATCGCGACGTCGGGATCGAGCGGCATTCCCAAACGGGTCGCGCTGAGCGCGGAGGCCCTGCGTGCGAGCGCGGAGGGGACCGCCGCGCGGATCGGCAGCGGGCGATGGCTGCTCGCGCTCCCGGCCGGCTACGTCGCCGGTCTGCAGGTGATGGTGCGCTCGATCCTCGCCGGCACGGAACCCGCGACGATCGAGGGCCGCTTCTCGCCGGAATCCTTCGCGGAGGCGACGGTGCGCCTGCAACGTGCCCGGAATGGTGGCGAGGGGATCCCCGAACTGTTCACCTCGCTCGTTCCCGTGCAGGTCGCCACGCTGCTCGACGCGGCCCTCGAGAGTGCCGCCGTGCGGTCGTCGCTGCAGGCGTATCGCGCCATCCTGGTCGGCGGCCAGTCGCTGCCGGAGCCTCTTCGGGAGCGCGCGGCCGACCTCGGCGCCCGACTGGTGCGCACCTATGGATCGACGGAGACCAGCGGCGGCTGCGTCTACGACGGCGTACCGCTCGACACCGCGGCCGTGCGCACGGTGAACGGCGAGTTGCACATCGCGGGTCCGATGCTCGCCGAGGGGTACCTGGGCGACGAGCCCCTGACCGCCCGTACTTTCATCCGCGACGAGCACGGCATCCGGTGGTATCGCACCGGTGATCTCGGCCTCGTCGAAGAGGGGATCGTGCGGGTGCACGGCCGGGCAGACAACGTGATCGTGTCGGGTGGGATCAACATCTCCCTCGATCGGGTCGAGCGGGTGGTGCGACAGATTCCCGGCCTCCATCCGGCCGTGGTCATCGGTGTGCAGGACGATCGCTGGGGTGAGGCGTCGGTGATCGTCGCCCCACGGGGAGAGGCGCTGCGGCGCAGCGAGGCGGAACAGCTCGCGCAGGCGAGGGAAGCCGTCGCCGCAGAGCTCGGCGCGCACGCTCGCCCGGCGCGGCTCATCATGGTCGACGAGCTCGAGACGCTGGCATCCGGCAAACCCGACCGGGATGCGATCCGACGCGCTGTCTCCGCACTGCACTGA
- a CDS encoding AAA family ATPase has product MDVLRLAGVPGVGKSAVAWAVAQHLAQEGVPLGYVDIDQLGMCYPAPPDDPDRWVMKETALARLAAQFHRTGVERLVVSGVAEPILPPATSGHPTVSLWLDADEATRRERLAARRWPTEQLDATLAVGTEEARTAHPSWTRVDTDGRSLGETVHAVLELAAPVPRAIPTAVSEDDFAPRAGVTGRVIWITGPRCAGSSSIGWAMANTLWGNGQRAGFVDVAQLGFVWNVGQAIAVRNAAEVQGLFAAAGARIFIAVAPFEIEPDAVEAAFPGAEVAFIRLDADDRSRRDRALQRARGDGGALLAGDDLIGAPPPVIDEVVAADARERPTPVRPGERIVDTSGLSVSEVMVQVRALVDPRRRAMPD; this is encoded by the coding sequence ATGGACGTGCTGCGGTTGGCGGGAGTGCCCGGAGTGGGCAAGAGCGCAGTGGCGTGGGCGGTCGCTCAGCACCTGGCTCAGGAGGGCGTGCCCCTCGGCTACGTCGACATCGATCAGCTCGGCATGTGTTATCCGGCTCCGCCCGATGATCCTGACCGGTGGGTCATGAAGGAGACCGCGCTCGCTCGACTCGCAGCGCAGTTCCATCGCACGGGAGTCGAGCGGCTCGTCGTGTCGGGTGTCGCCGAACCGATCCTGCCGCCTGCGACCTCGGGCCACCCGACCGTGTCGCTGTGGCTGGACGCCGACGAGGCGACGCGGCGAGAGCGCCTGGCTGCCCGGCGGTGGCCGACGGAACAGCTCGATGCGACGCTGGCCGTGGGAACCGAGGAGGCCCGAACGGCGCACCCGTCATGGACGCGAGTCGACACGGACGGGCGATCGCTCGGAGAGACGGTGCACGCGGTGCTCGAGCTGGCGGCGCCCGTGCCGCGGGCGATTCCGACCGCGGTGTCGGAGGACGACTTCGCGCCCCGCGCCGGCGTGACGGGCCGAGTCATCTGGATCACCGGCCCGAGATGTGCCGGCTCTTCGAGCATCGGTTGGGCGATGGCGAACACCTTGTGGGGCAACGGGCAGCGAGCGGGATTCGTCGATGTCGCGCAGCTGGGGTTCGTCTGGAACGTCGGCCAGGCGATCGCTGTGCGCAACGCCGCGGAAGTGCAGGGGCTGTTCGCAGCGGCCGGCGCGCGCATATTCATCGCCGTCGCACCGTTCGAGATCGAGCCGGACGCGGTCGAAGCCGCGTTCCCGGGTGCGGAGGTGGCATTCATCCGGCTCGACGCCGACGACCGTTCTCGTCGTGATCGCGCCCTTCAGCGGGCACGCGGCGACGGGGGCGCGCTCCTCGCCGGCGATGACCTGATCGGCGCCCCGCCTCCCGTGATCGACGAGGTGGTGGCGGCGGATGCGCGCGAGCGGCCGACGCCTGTACGCCCGGGTGAACGGATCGTCGACACGTCCGGTCTGTCCGTGTCCGAAGTGATGGTGCAGGTGCGCGCGCTCGTCGATCCACGTCGTCGCGCGATGCCAGACTGA
- a CDS encoding permease prefix domain 1-containing protein, producing MRTSFTERYIAQTVKSLPPAAQNDVRDELEASIADAVEARIDQGETRDSAERAVLTELGDPGVLAAGYADRPLHLIGPRYFLVWWRLLKMLLWIIPPIAAAGVGVAKVLEFATIGETIGAMAVVSIQVIVNLGFWTTLVFAILERTVPIPDAAWTVDQLPETVENRAGLSEMIGSIIFLMLATAAILWDALRGFIRPEGEALPILNPELWPWWMTALFVLMAAELLLAIGVYLVGRWNVAFAVINTLLAIAFAVPALYLLASGQLVNPDFLQYLATDHADDLANANAGAAEQGGVLRIIGVLFGAVIVGSSVWDIIDGWRKTFRKPTVRRHQ from the coding sequence ATGCGTACATCCTTCACCGAGCGGTACATCGCTCAAACCGTCAAGAGCCTGCCCCCGGCGGCGCAGAACGATGTTCGCGACGAGCTCGAGGCATCCATCGCGGATGCCGTCGAGGCGCGCATCGACCAGGGCGAGACCCGCGATTCCGCGGAACGCGCCGTGCTCACCGAGCTCGGAGACCCGGGCGTGCTGGCCGCCGGGTATGCCGATCGTCCGCTTCACCTCATCGGGCCGCGCTACTTCCTCGTGTGGTGGCGCCTGCTGAAGATGCTGCTGTGGATCATCCCGCCGATCGCCGCCGCCGGTGTGGGCGTCGCGAAGGTGCTGGAGTTCGCCACCATAGGCGAGACCATCGGTGCGATGGCGGTGGTGAGCATCCAGGTGATCGTCAACCTCGGATTCTGGACCACGCTGGTCTTCGCGATCTTGGAGCGCACCGTCCCGATCCCGGATGCCGCCTGGACCGTCGACCAGTTGCCGGAGACGGTCGAGAATCGTGCCGGGCTGAGCGAGATGATCGGCTCGATCATCTTCCTCATGCTGGCAACGGCGGCGATCCTGTGGGACGCGCTGCGCGGTTTCATCCGCCCGGAGGGAGAAGCACTGCCGATTCTCAATCCGGAGCTGTGGCCGTGGTGGATGACGGCACTGTTCGTGTTGATGGCGGCCGAGCTCCTCCTCGCGATCGGCGTGTATCTGGTCGGCCGATGGAACGTCGCGTTCGCGGTGATCAACACCCTGCTCGCGATCGCCTTCGCCGTCCCCGCGCTCTATCTGCTCGCCTCGGGTCAGCTCGTGAACCCGGATTTCCTGCAGTATCTCGCGACCGACCATGCCGACGACCTCGCGAACGCGAACGCCGGAGCCGCCGAACAGGGAGGCGTCCTGCGCATCATCGGCGTGCTGTTCGGAGCCGTCATCGTGGGAAGTTCTGTGTGGGACATCATCGACGGATGGCGGAAGACCTTCCGCAAACCGACCGTGCGTCGTCACCAATAG
- a CDS encoding PadR family transcriptional regulator — translation MNETLDTHLQELRRGTIVLACLQLLRTAGYGYQLLEELERRGFATDANTLYPLLRRLEKQEYLTSEWNTDEARPRKFYRTSDAGIRLADTLTQEWLALTDAIASLTAQEN, via the coding sequence ATGAACGAGACCCTCGACACGCACCTGCAGGAGTTGCGGCGCGGCACCATCGTGCTCGCGTGCCTGCAGCTGCTGCGCACGGCGGGCTACGGCTACCAGCTTCTCGAAGAGCTCGAACGCCGCGGCTTCGCCACGGATGCGAACACCTTGTACCCGCTGCTGCGCCGACTCGAGAAGCAGGAGTACCTCACGAGCGAGTGGAACACCGACGAGGCCAGGCCCCGCAAGTTCTACCGCACCTCGGACGCCGGCATCCGCCTCGCCGACACCCTCACCCAGGAATGGCTCGCGCTCACCGACGCGATCGCCTCACTCACTGCACAGGAGAACTGA
- a CDS encoding 1,4-dihydroxy-2-naphthoyl-CoA synthase yields the protein MVSDLFDPAEWQLAPGAEGYTDITAHVTHDGGIARIAFNRPEVRNAFRPHTVDELYRALDIARQDPHIGAVLLTGNGPSPKDGGWAFCSGGDQRIRGRDGYKYEPAVEGAESDSPVDPRAQRDETSARVGRLHILEVQRLIRFMPKVVIAVVPGWAAGGGHSLHVVCDLTIASAEEARFKQTDADVGSFDAGYGSAYMARQTGQKFAREVFFLAEEYSAQRAYEAGAVNRVVPHADLEREALKMARTVLTKSPTAIRMLKFAFNAVDDGLVGQQVFAGEATRLAYGTDEAVEGRDSFLEKRDADWSSFPWHY from the coding sequence ATGGTCTCCGATCTGTTCGACCCGGCCGAATGGCAGCTCGCCCCCGGTGCTGAGGGTTACACCGATATCACCGCTCATGTGACCCACGACGGCGGCATCGCGCGCATCGCGTTCAACCGTCCCGAGGTGCGCAACGCGTTCCGACCGCACACCGTCGACGAGTTGTATCGGGCGCTCGACATCGCCCGGCAGGATCCGCACATCGGAGCGGTGTTGCTCACCGGCAACGGACCGAGCCCGAAGGACGGCGGATGGGCGTTCTGCTCCGGAGGCGACCAGCGAATTCGAGGTCGTGACGGCTACAAGTACGAACCGGCCGTCGAGGGAGCGGAGTCGGACTCCCCAGTCGACCCGCGAGCGCAGCGAGACGAAACGTCCGCTCGCGTCGGGCGCCTGCACATCCTCGAGGTCCAACGCCTGATCCGCTTCATGCCCAAGGTCGTCATCGCCGTCGTGCCCGGCTGGGCCGCCGGTGGCGGGCATTCCCTGCACGTGGTCTGCGACCTCACGATCGCCTCCGCCGAAGAGGCGCGCTTCAAGCAGACGGATGCCGACGTCGGAAGCTTCGACGCCGGTTACGGCTCCGCGTACATGGCGCGACAGACCGGTCAGAAGTTCGCCAGGGAGGTCTTCTTCCTCGCCGAGGAGTACTCGGCCCAGCGGGCCTATGAAGCAGGAGCGGTGAATCGCGTGGTTCCGCACGCCGACCTCGAGCGGGAGGCGCTGAAGATGGCACGCACCGTGCTCACCAAGTCGCCCACCGCGATCCGCATGCTCAAGTTCGCCTTCAATGCGGTCGACGACGGACTCGTGGGCCAGCAGGTGTTCGCCGGCGAGGCGACCCGCCTGGCGTACGGCACCGACGAGGCGGTCGAAGGGCGCGACTCGTTCCTTGAGAAGCGCGACGCCGACTGGTCCTCGTTCCCCTGGCACTACTGA